From one Caldithrix abyssi DSM 13497 genomic stretch:
- the map gene encoding type I methionyl aminopeptidase — MIFLKSEEQIAAIRKSNEIVAEALAFIEKFIEPGVETRMLDREIENFILKKKARPAFKGLYGFPAASCISVNDVVVHGIPGKYKLRDGDIVGIDIGVELNGYYGDAAYTFMVGNVKDEVRRLCRITQESLYKGIEQARVGNRVGDISAAIQEYVEKHGYSVVREFVGHGVGIKPHEDPQVPNYGRRGSGMKLKHGMVLAIEPMINMGTHNVYVEKDQWTVRTADGKPSAHYEHSVAILKDGPVILSKIKQE, encoded by the coding sequence ATGATTTTTCTTAAATCTGAAGAGCAGATCGCTGCCATTCGCAAGAGCAATGAAATTGTCGCAGAAGCATTAGCGTTCATTGAAAAATTTATCGAACCCGGGGTAGAAACCCGCATGCTCGATCGCGAGATCGAAAATTTCATCCTTAAAAAAAAAGCCAGACCGGCTTTTAAAGGATTGTATGGCTTTCCGGCTGCCAGTTGCATCTCTGTTAATGATGTGGTGGTGCATGGCATCCCAGGAAAGTATAAATTAAGGGATGGTGATATTGTGGGGATCGATATCGGAGTTGAATTAAACGGCTATTATGGAGACGCCGCCTACACTTTTATGGTGGGGAATGTAAAAGATGAAGTACGCCGTCTGTGCAGAATAACTCAGGAAAGCCTTTACAAAGGAATTGAGCAGGCACGGGTCGGCAACAGAGTAGGCGATATCTCTGCGGCAATTCAGGAATATGTTGAAAAACATGGATACTCAGTGGTGCGGGAGTTTGTGGGGCACGGTGTTGGCATCAAACCTCACGAGGACCCGCAGGTGCCCAATTACGGAAGAAGAGGAAGCGGCATGAAGCTAAAACACGGCATGGTGCTGGCCATTGAACCGATGATTAACATGGGCACGCACAACGTTTATGTGGAAAAAGATCAATGGACGGTGCGTACAGCAGACGGGAAACCCTCTGCGCATTATGAACATTCGGTTGCCATCTTAAAAGATGGCCCGGTCATTTTATCAAAAATAAAACAGGAGTAA
- the rpsD gene encoding 30S ribosomal protein S4 has translation MARYKGPRGKIVRKFGENIFGNPKFDRLLAKKPYPPGQHGMKRKKVSDYALQLREKQKVKYMYGLLEKQFRRFFHKAERMKGVTGENLLQLLESRLDNTVYRLGFATTRAQARQMVLHRHIMVNGQVVNIPSFILKPGDVIQVREKSRRLAMFHEALKRVDADRMLPWLELDKANMTGKFIDRPKREDIPVNVQESMIVELYSK, from the coding sequence ATGGCAAGATATAAGGGACCAAGAGGAAAAATCGTTCGTAAATTCGGTGAAAACATTTTCGGAAATCCAAAGTTTGATCGTCTGTTGGCTAAAAAGCCCTATCCTCCCGGTCAACACGGTATGAAGCGCAAAAAGGTTAGCGATTATGCCCTGCAGTTGCGCGAAAAACAAAAAGTTAAATACATGTACGGCTTGCTGGAAAAGCAATTCCGTCGCTTTTTCCATAAGGCCGAACGCATGAAAGGCGTTACCGGTGAAAACCTTTTACAGCTGCTGGAAAGCAGGCTGGATAACACCGTGTATCGTTTGGGTTTTGCAACCACCCGCGCTCAGGCGCGTCAAATGGTTTTGCACCGCCACATTATGGTGAATGGACAGGTGGTTAATATTCCCTCTTTTATTTTAAAACCAGGCGACGTCATTCAGGTGCGTGAAAAGAGCCGCAGATTGGCCATGTTTCACGAAGCGCTGAAACGCGTTGACGCCGATCGAATGCTGCCCTGGTTAGAGTTGGATAAGGCGAACATGACAGGCAAATTTATCGATCGTCCTAAACGTGAGGACATCCCTGTTAATGTTCAGGAAAGTATGATTGTAGAGTTGTATTCTAAATAA
- the rpmJ gene encoding 50S ribosomal protein L36: MKVRASVKKICDGCKIVRRKGVVRVICSKNPKHKQRQG; the protein is encoded by the coding sequence ATGAAAGTGAGAGCCTCAGTAAAAAAGATTTGCGACGGATGTAAGATTGTGCGCCGCAAAGGTGTCGTACGTGTAATTTGCAGTAAAAATCCAAAACATAAACAACGTCAAGGTTAA
- the rpsK gene encoding 30S ribosomal protein S11, with protein sequence MASPKRRRTQKKKVRVEPHGKAHIKATFNNTIISISDIYGNVISWASAGVVGFKGSRKSTPFAAQLAAENAAKQAMDMGLQSVDVEVKGPGSGREAAIKALQAAGLNILSIRDVTPIPHNGCRPPKKRRV encoded by the coding sequence TTGGCATCACCTAAAAGAAGAAGAACTCAAAAGAAAAAGGTCCGTGTTGAGCCACACGGTAAAGCCCATATAAAAGCAACATTTAACAACACAATTATATCCATTTCTGATATTTATGGAAATGTGATTTCATGGGCCTCTGCCGGTGTTGTTGGTTTTAAGGGTTCTCGTAAAAGTACGCCTTTTGCTGCGCAGCTTGCTGCAGAAAACGCCGCTAAACAGGCCATGGATATGGGCTTGCAGAGTGTGGATGTAGAAGTGAAGGGACCTGGCTCAGGCAGAGAAGCGGCCATTAAAGCGCTGCAGGCCGCAGGATTAAATATTTTATCAATTCGTGATGTAACGCCCATTCCGCATAATGGGTGTAGGCCACCAAAGAAAAGACGCGTTTAA
- the infA gene encoding translation initiation factor IF-1 yields the protein MGKKQEAIRVDGVIKETLPNASFIVELENGHEVLAYISGKMRMHFIKILPGDKVSLELSPYDLTRGRIVYRYK from the coding sequence TTGGGTAAAAAACAAGAAGCCATTCGCGTTGACGGTGTAATAAAAGAAACACTACCCAATGCCTCATTTATTGTAGAGTTAGAAAACGGGCATGAAGTGCTTGCTTATATTTCTGGCAAGATGCGCATGCATTTTATTAAAATTTTACCGGGAGATAAAGTCAGTCTGGAATTGTCTCCCTACGATTTGACACGTGGCAGAATAGTTTACAGATATAAATAG
- the rpsM gene encoding 30S ribosomal protein S13, translating into MARIAGVDLPKNKRVVIGLTYIYGIGRSSAEKILSDAGVDENKRVKDLSDEDIRKIRTIIQNEYKVEGALKAEVNMNIKRLMDINCYRGIRHYRGLPVRGQRTKTNARTRKGRKRSVGAKKKK; encoded by the coding sequence TTGGCTCGTATAGCAGGTGTCGATCTACCTAAAAATAAACGCGTGGTCATCGGTTTGACATATATTTACGGAATCGGCCGTTCATCGGCAGAAAAGATTTTGTCCGACGCCGGTGTGGATGAGAACAAACGCGTAAAAGATTTATCGGATGAAGATATTCGGAAAATACGTACCATTATTCAAAATGAATATAAGGTTGAAGGTGCGCTAAAAGCTGAAGTTAATATGAACATCAAACGGTTGATGGATATCAACTGTTATCGGGGTATCCGTCATTATCGCGGATTGCCGGTTCGTGGACAAAGGACAAAAACAAACGCACGTACACGTAAAGGTCGTAAGCGTTCTGTGGGCGCTAAAAAGAAAAAATAA